A window from Pararge aegeria chromosome 6, ilParAegt1.1, whole genome shotgun sequence encodes these proteins:
- the LOC120624424 gene encoding uncharacterized protein LOC120624424 isoform X3, producing the protein MVDWDLVLIAALAEEEEKSNQSRRFWVNNLWKQRYTSGEFNNLFNDLRYDVRKFYDYYRMSYENFESLVHLLRPFMEKKQSNFRTPISVEERLSVCLRFLITGVSFKTLAFNYRMGFSTVRCIVHETCRVIWNILGRIVLPKPTTAQWKIIAKDFDEIWNFPNCIGAIDGKHFKIRAPNNSGTNNRYTQWLPRLCCV; encoded by the exons ATGGTGGACTGGGATCTAGTGCTCATAGCAGCTCTTGCTGAAGAAGAAGAGAAATCTAATCAATCAAGAAGATTTTGGGTGAACAACCTTTGGAAGCAACGATATACGTCCGGTGAATTCAACAATTTATTCAATGATTTGCGTTATGACGTGCGAAAATTTTATGACTACTATAGAATGagttatgaaaattttgaaagTCTGGTTCATTTGCTTCGACCTTTCATGgagaaaaaacaatcaaattttCGCACACCTATATCTGTTGAAGAAAGATTGTCTGTGTGCTTGAG GTTTTTAATCACAGGAGTCAGTTTCAAAACTTTAGCATTCAATTACCGAATGGGATTTAGTACAGTTCGTTGTATAGTCCATGAAACCTGCCGTGTAATCTGGAATATTCTTGGCCGTATCGTTCTGCCAAAACCAACAACAGCACAATGGAAGATAATTGCTAAAGACTTTGATGAAATATGGAATTTTCCAAATTGTATTGGTGCCATAGATGGCAAGCACTTCAAGATACGAGCTCCAAATAATAGTGgaa CAAACAACCGATACACGCAGTGGTTACCTCGATTGTGTTGTGTGTGA
- the LOC120624424 gene encoding uncharacterized protein LOC120624424 isoform X4, producing the protein MVDWDLVLIAALAEEEEKSNQSRRFWVNNLWKQRYTSGEFNNLFNDLRYDVRKFYDYYRMSYENFESLVHLLRPFMEKKQSNFRTPISVEERLSVCLRFLITGVSFKTLAFNYRMGFSTVRCIVHETCRVIWNILGRIVLPKPTTAQWKIIAKDFDEIWNFPNCIGAIDGKHFKIRAPNNSGN; encoded by the exons ATGGTGGACTGGGATCTAGTGCTCATAGCAGCTCTTGCTGAAGAAGAAGAGAAATCTAATCAATCAAGAAGATTTTGGGTGAACAACCTTTGGAAGCAACGATATACGTCCGGTGAATTCAACAATTTATTCAATGATTTGCGTTATGACGTGCGAAAATTTTATGACTACTATAGAATGagttatgaaaattttgaaagTCTGGTTCATTTGCTTCGACCTTTCATGgagaaaaaacaatcaaattttCGCACACCTATATCTGTTGAAGAAAGATTGTCTGTGTGCTTGAG GTTTTTAATCACAGGAGTCAGTTTCAAAACTTTAGCATTCAATTACCGAATGGGATTTAGTACAGTTCGTTGTATAGTCCATGAAACCTGCCGTGTAATCTGGAATATTCTTGGCCGTATCGTTCTGCCAAAACCAACAACAGCACAATGGAAGATAATTGCTAAAGACTTTGATGAAATATGGAATTTTCCAAATTGTATTGGTGCCATAGATGGCAAGCACTTCAAGATACGAGCTCCAAATAATAGTGgaa ACTAA
- the LOC120624424 gene encoding uncharacterized protein LOC120624424 isoform X2: MVDWDLVLIAALAEEEEKSNQSRRFWVNNLWKQRYTSGEFNNLFNDLRYDVRKFYDYYRMSYENFESLVHLLRPFMEKKQSNFRTPISVEERLSVCLRFLITGVSFKTLAFNYRMGFSTVRCIVHETCRVIWNILGRIVLPKPTTAQWKIIAKDFDEIWNFPNCIGAIDGKHFKIRAPNNSGSAYGRNSDGGILDHSKLGLKLQNDTLNIPQNVSLRGITEELPYVFVADEAFPLTKNIMRPYPANQLANIEKRVFNYRLSRARRIVESAFGILQSRFEIFQRRMQVQAKYIDNIILACCSLHNYIINNATTELPNPLQESDILESSVDNNVVGDTDIIMCEGMVIRDQFKQYFNSEHGSVSWQNNIVNRS, translated from the exons ATGGTGGACTGGGATCTAGTGCTCATAGCAGCTCTTGCTGAAGAAGAAGAGAAATCTAATCAATCAAGAAGATTTTGGGTGAACAACCTTTGGAAGCAACGATATACGTCCGGTGAATTCAACAATTTATTCAATGATTTGCGTTATGACGTGCGAAAATTTTATGACTACTATAGAATGagttatgaaaattttgaaagTCTGGTTCATTTGCTTCGACCTTTCATGgagaaaaaacaatcaaattttCGCACACCTATATCTGTTGAAGAAAGATTGTCTGTGTGCTTGAG GTTTTTAATCACAGGAGTCAGTTTCAAAACTTTAGCATTCAATTACCGAATGGGATTTAGTACAGTTCGTTGTATAGTCCATGAAACCTGCCGTGTAATCTGGAATATTCTTGGCCGTATCGTTCTGCCAAAACCAACAACAGCACAATGGAAGATAATTGCTAAAGACTTTGATGAAATATGGAATTTTCCAAATTGTATTGGTGCCATAGATGGCAAGCACTTCAAGATACGAGCTCCAAATAATAGTGgaa GTGCTTATGGTAGAAATAGCGACGGTGGTATATTAGATCATTCAAAATTGGGTTTAAAATTGCAAAACGACACCTTAAATATTCCTCAAAATGTGAGCTTACGAGGAATAACTGAAGAATTACCCTATGTTTTTGTTGCTGATGAAGCATTTCCACTAACGAAAAATATAATGAGACCGTACCCTGCGAATCAATTGGCAAATATAGAGAAAAGAGTTTTTAATTACAGACTAAGTCGAGCAAGGCGTATTGTGGAGAGTGCTTTTGGCATTCTTCAATCAAGGTTTGAAATATTTCAGAGGAGAATGCAAGTACAagcaaaatatatagataacatcATTTTAGCCTGCTGTTCTTTACATAATTACATCATTAACAATGCAACGACGGAACTTCCAAACCCACTACAGGAAAGTGACATTTTAGAAAGTTCCGTGGATAACAATGTAGTTGGCGATACCGATATTATCATGTGCGAGGGTATGGTCATTAGAGatcaatttaaacaatattttaactcTGAACATGGGTCAGTTAGTTGGCAGAATAATATTGTCAATAGATCATAA
- the LOC120624424 gene encoding protein ALP1-like isoform X1, whose translation MVDWDLVLIAALAEEEEKSNQSRRFWVNNLWKQRYTSGEFNNLFNDLRYDVRKFYDYYRMSYENFESLVHLLRPFMEKKQSNFRTPISVEERLSVCLRFLITGVSFKTLAFNYRMGFSTVRCIVHETCRVIWNILGRIVLPKPTTAQWKIIAKDFDEIWNFPNCIGAIDGKHFKIRAPNNSGSMYFNYKKFFSIVLLAVADAKYRFVIVDVGAYGRNSDGGILDHSKLGLKLQNDTLNIPQNVSLRGITEELPYVFVADEAFPLTKNIMRPYPANQLANIEKRVFNYRLSRARRIVESAFGILQSRFEIFQRRMQVQAKYIDNIILACCSLHNYIINNATTELPNPLQESDILESSVDNNVVGDTDIIMCEGMVIRDQFKQYFNSEHGSVSWQNNIVNRS comes from the exons ATGGTGGACTGGGATCTAGTGCTCATAGCAGCTCTTGCTGAAGAAGAAGAGAAATCTAATCAATCAAGAAGATTTTGGGTGAACAACCTTTGGAAGCAACGATATACGTCCGGTGAATTCAACAATTTATTCAATGATTTGCGTTATGACGTGCGAAAATTTTATGACTACTATAGAATGagttatgaaaattttgaaagTCTGGTTCATTTGCTTCGACCTTTCATGgagaaaaaacaatcaaattttCGCACACCTATATCTGTTGAAGAAAGATTGTCTGTGTGCTTGAG GTTTTTAATCACAGGAGTCAGTTTCAAAACTTTAGCATTCAATTACCGAATGGGATTTAGTACAGTTCGTTGTATAGTCCATGAAACCTGCCGTGTAATCTGGAATATTCTTGGCCGTATCGTTCTGCCAAAACCAACAACAGCACAATGGAAGATAATTGCTAAAGACTTTGATGAAATATGGAATTTTCCAAATTGTATTGGTGCCATAGATGGCAAGCACTTCAAGATACGAGCTCCAAATAATAGTGgaagtatgtattttaattataaaaaattttttagtaTCGTTCTGTTGGCTGTAGCAGATGCTAAATACAGATTTGTCATTGTCGATGTAGGTGCTTATGGTAGAAATAGCGACGGTGGTATATTAGATCATTCAAAATTGGGTTTAAAATTGCAAAACGACACCTTAAATATTCCTCAAAATGTGAGCTTACGAGGAATAACTGAAGAATTACCCTATGTTTTTGTTGCTGATGAAGCATTTCCACTAACGAAAAATATAATGAGACCGTACCCTGCGAATCAATTGGCAAATATAGAGAAAAGAGTTTTTAATTACAGACTAAGTCGAGCAAGGCGTATTGTGGAGAGTGCTTTTGGCATTCTTCAATCAAGGTTTGAAATATTTCAGAGGAGAATGCAAGTACAagcaaaatatatagataacatcATTTTAGCCTGCTGTTCTTTACATAATTACATCATTAACAATGCAACGACGGAACTTCCAAACCCACTACAGGAAAGTGACATTTTAGAAAGTTCCGTGGATAACAATGTAGTTGGCGATACCGATATTATCATGTGCGAGGGTATGGTCATTAGAGatcaatttaaacaatattttaactcTGAACATGGGTCAGTTAGTTGGCAGAATAATATTGTCAATAGATCATAA